From the genome of Candidatus Defluviilinea proxima:
GCCCTGCAAGACGTAAAGCTAATCGCCCTTTCGGGCCTCATCACCGGCATCGCCGCTTCGCTTTCGATGGCCGCGAGCGAATATTTATCCACGCGTTCAGAGAAGACAACGAAACACCCCGTCCGTGCAGCGATCTATACCGGCATTGCCTACATCACCACGGTTACGCTTCTGGTACTCCCCTATTTGCTTTTTGAGAACTATTATCTCGATCTCGGCATCGCATTGACAACAGCCGTCATCATTATTGCAGTGTTCAATTACTATATCTCGGTCGCAAAGGACGAATCCTTCAAGGACCGCTTCCTCGAGATGGCGGGACTGAGTCTCAGCGTGGCGTTGTTCTCGTTTGTGATCGGATATTTCATCCGTCAGTGGTTGGGAATCGATGTATAGTCATGGATAACAGGCCAGGATAAAGAAGGAGCGACTATGAATCAGAATCTTCACATTGTCACATTAGGCGTCAGGGACTTCAAGAAGTCAGTTGCGTTCTACGAGAAGACTCTTGGGTGGAAGCCATCCAGCAATAGCAACGACGATATTGCGTTCTTTCCAGTAAGCGGCGTGGTGCTGGGACTCTATCCACGCGAGAAGTTGGCAGAGGATGCGCTGGTATCTTCCGTTGGCGAGGGCTTTCATGGGATGACTCTGGCCTACAATGCACGCAGTGAAGCGGAAGTGGACGAGATCATCGCGGACTTGAGATCGAAGGGCGTGAAGATTGTGAAGGAACCGCAGAAAGTGTTCTGGGGCGGGTACAGTTCATACTTCGCCGACCCCGATGGTTTTCTGTGGGAAGTAGCATATAACCCGTTCTTTGAGTTCGATGACAGTGGGAACCTGAAACTTGGTTGAGTTCAGGGAAGGATCAAATCGTATCGTTGTTCGATCAATGGGATGCCGAAAGCCGTGGACGGTTTCTCTTCGGTGAATTGATAACCATAACGTCTGTATAGTTTGGCTGCGGTCAATTGTTGTTCGGTCGTCCACAGATAGGATGACTTGTAGCCACAACTTCGCAAGAACTCCATGAAGAGATCCATCAATTTTGTGCCGAGGCCGACCCCACGGTATTCAGACTCTAGCAGGAAGTAACGCAACTGCGCGGACTCACCGCGATCCAATAAGGCCAGCGTGCCAATCGGCCTGCCCTCGTCCACAGGACTGCTTCGCTTGTGTTCGCAAACCCAAATACGACTCCGTTCGGGGGTATACCTTTCGGTAAACTCAGCCAGGCTTTGCGCCACATACATTTCAAACGGACCGGTGTATCCATATTCCTTGTAGTACAGCCTACCATGCATGGACAGGACATCGCCAATGTCACCGGGACGAAGTTCGGTGCGGATGGAAATGTCATTGAGAGAAATTTTGCTCATTGATGTATTCCGTCTTCTAATGTTGAGTTATATCAGGTGCAAGATCAGAGAGACTTACATCGGCGATCTTCTCGTGGACCACATCCGCCGCTTGCAAATGTTCAGCGGACAAAGTATGCGCTACAGCGACACAACGCATCCCAGCCGCTTTGGCCGCCTGCACCCCATTGACTGCATCTTCCACAACAGCACATTCCGCAGGCGTGACACCAAGCGTGCGTGCGGCAAGGAGAAAAATA
Proteins encoded in this window:
- a CDS encoding GNAT family N-acetyltransferase, with product MSKISLNDISIRTELRPGDIGDVLSMHGRLYYKEYGYTGPFEMYVAQSLAEFTERYTPERSRIWVCEHKRSSPVDEGRPIGTLALLDRGESAQLRYFLLESEYRGVGLGTKLMDLFMEFLRSCGYKSSYLWTTEQQLTAAKLYRRYGYQFTEEKPSTAFGIPLIEQRYDLILP
- a CDS encoding VOC family protein, whose amino-acid sequence is MNQNLHIVTLGVRDFKKSVAFYEKTLGWKPSSNSNDDIAFFPVSGVVLGLYPREKLAEDALVSSVGEGFHGMTLAYNARSEAEVDEIIADLRSKGVKIVKEPQKVFWGGYSSYFADPDGFLWEVAYNPFFEFDDSGNLKLG